The proteins below are encoded in one region of Salvelinus namaycush isolate Seneca chromosome 39, SaNama_1.0, whole genome shotgun sequence:
- the LOC120032732 gene encoding myeloid-associated differentiation marker-like, with the protein MPVIVLEASDLTSPLSLVRMWALLSGCLTFSLVASLVPSELTSDIHQPSFRILCMFTWCLFFILTFLIHVVNIIQFHSLVPISWKNLTVTVAALAALMTFSASVTFPWAVMGHEGVWPRPIAATLASCLTFLAYATEAYLIRTQTQDQKGYMASVPGLLKVLQLWGGCEMIVLVVEQVRGALVKGAGVGLAAVGWQLWVSGVVYALCLLMSLGTVMVVLGDCAGRCPLPFDRLLASFSLTGVLLYVVATVLCFTRVLELQNSGQDFTDRKTGPTIVVMEAVMTSITLLAYTVDLAFSIKLLRDRSHA; encoded by the coding sequence ATGCCTGTAATTGTACTGGAGGCCAGTGATCTGACCAGCCCTCTGTCGCTGGTGCGTATGTGGGCTCTCCTGTCCGGTTGCCTCACCTTCAGCCTGGTAGCCTCCCTGGTTCCCTCGGAGCTGACCTCTGACATCCACCAGCCCTCCTTCAGGATCCTCTGCATGTTCACCTGGTGCCTCTTCTTCATCCTCACCTTCCTAATACACGTGGTCAACATCATCCAGTTCCACAGCCTGGTCCCCATCTCCTGGAAGAATCTGACCGTGACCGTGGCGGCTCTCGCCGCCCTCATGACCTTCAGCGCCTCGGTCACCTTTCCTTGGGCGGTCATGGGTCATGAAGGTGTCTGGCCCCGTCCTATCGCCGCCACCTTGGCATCGTGTCTCACCTTCCTGGCCTATGCAACCGAGGCCTACCTCATCCGCACCCAGACCCAGGACCAGAAGGGCTACATGGCCAGCGTACCCGGCCTGCTCAAGGTGCTCCAGCTCTGGGGAGGATGTGAGATGATCGTCCTGGTGGTGGAGCAGGTCCGTGGAGCTTTGGTAAAAGGAGCTGGGGTAGGGTTGgcagctgtgggttggcagctaTGGGTGTCTGGGGTGGTGTATGCCCTCTGTCTCCTAATGTCCCTGGGTACAGTGATGGTGGTTCTAGGGGACTGTGCTGGGCGATGCCCTCTGCCCTTTGACCGCCTGCTGGCAAGCTTCAGTCTGACAGGGGTGCTTCTCTATGTGGTCGCCACCGTACTGTGTTTTACCAGAGTCCTGGAGCTACAAAACTCCGGCCAAGACTTCACAGACAGGAAAACTGGGCCCACCATTGTTGTCATGGAAGCGGTGATGACCAGCATTACTCTGCTAGCTTACACTGTGGACCTGGCCTTCTCTATCAAACTGCTGCGGGATAGGAGTCATGCCTGA